The following coding sequences are from one Leguminivora glycinivorella isolate SPB_JAAS2020 chromosome 7, LegGlyc_1.1, whole genome shotgun sequence window:
- the LOC125227943 gene encoding pre-rRNA 2'-O-ribose RNA methyltransferase FTSJ3 translates to MGKKSKVGKQRKDKYYQLAKETGYRSRAAFKLIQLNRKFGFLQKSRVCLDLCAAPGGWMQVAHQNMPLSSVVIGVDLFPIKPVPGCIGLTEDITTEKCKTAIKKEIKTWKADVVLHDGAPNVGLNWLHDAYQQATLTLSALKLATHFLREGGWFVTKVFRSKDYHALLWVLKQFFKKVHATKPQASRNESAEIFVVCQGYIAPDTIDPKFLDPKYVFEDLEIVKKQHTNLLHPEKQKKAKAEGYKENDYTTHHKVLVSQFMGKEDPLDLLQGCSQIVIDDKTIEEHPKTTPEIKECCQDIKVLGRKDLKSLLSWLKHMKELKTSQEKKEETEETPKEEEEEKPAEDKEEDAVDTEIAELQDEERRQSKRKRKQLNKQRQKLAEKMNLKMVLKGDDGPILESNDMFRLSDIKNADELARTIDQQPDLVAEPDSDSDDEFKMKQKYVKYDVEASKLDKSGVYYKDSDSELEMESDSEDENDKETLAFSDDEKQSKKIDKLTKLNTLKNSKPARNTIPKDNPLLTDLDNRDPVSKRSMKAELWFQKDVFKDIEEEDDEGVDLDKLAETYKEKGKTVANELMETDDAPTRGSKRKQSDLESDDDDDDDDDSSDSEYEVEKNVAPSTGKAGKGGKKDGFEVVSQDPELKRLKKTLKMDAETLALGTMIATSKKFKRDLIDDAYNRYTFNDKNLPDWFVEDEKKHMKKEVVVPEKYTEEYKTKLQDINTRPIKKVIEAKARKKKRMIKKMERAKKKVEAVIENAEMSEREKSQQIRTLYKKAQTDGKKKVTYVVAKKHTTAKRMKRPTGVKGHYKVVDPRMKKDLRAQKAKEKTVGRGKKGKSMKGNKAPRGKQKQQKKKGKKAK, encoded by the exons ATGGGCAAAAAGTCAAAAGTAGGAAAACAACGTAAAGATAAATACTATCAATTAGCTAAGGAAACAG GATATCGTTCTAGAGCTGCCTTTAAGCTTATTCAACTTAACAGAAAATTTGGATTTTTGCAAAAATCTCGAGTATGTCTCGATTTATGTGCCGCCCCTGGCGGGTGGATGCAAGTGGCGCATCAGAATATGCCCCTGTCCAGTGTTGTTATCGGTGTGGATCTGTTCCCAATCAAACCAGTCCCAGGCTGCATAGGATTAACTGAGGATATCACCACAGAGAAGTGTAAAACTGCCATCAAAAAGGAGATAAAGACATGGAAAGCTGATGTAGTGCTGCACGATGGTGCGCCTAATGTGGGTCTTAACTGGCTCCATGATGCATATCAGCAAGCCACTCTAACACTGAGTGCTTTAAAGCTAGCCACACATTTCTTGAGAGAAGGAGGCTGGTTTGTGACAAAAGTTTTCAGATCTAAAGATTACCATGCACTCTTGTGGGTACTGAAGCAATTCTTCAAAAAAGTTCACGCCACCAAACCACAAGCGTCAAGAAATGAATCTGCTGAAATATTTGTTGTATGTCAAGGATATATTGCACCCGATACCATTGACCCAAAGTTCCTTGACCCAAAATATGTGTTTGAGGATTTGGAGATTGTTAAGAAGCAGCATACAAACTTGCTTCACCCTGAGAAGCAGAAAAAGGCTAAGGCTGAGGGCTACAAGGAAAATGACTACACCACACACCACAAAGTTCTTGTGTCACAGTTTATGGGTAAAGAGGATCCGCTAGACCTACTACAAGGCTGCTCACAG ATTGTAATAGATGATAAAACTATAGAGGAACATCCTAAGACAACTCCAGAAATAAAGGAATGTTGCCAAGATATTAAAGTTTTGGGACGGAAAGATCTTAAGTCTCTGTTGAGCTGGTTAAAACATATGAAGGAATTGAAAACTTCTCAG GAGAAAAAAGAGGAAACAGAAGAAACACCCAAAGAGGAGGAAGAAGAGAAGCCTGCTGAGGACAAGGAAGAGGATGCTGTTGACACCGAGATTGCTGAACTTCAG GATGAGGAGCGTCGTCAATCAAAACGGAAGCGGAAACAATTGAATAAGCAGAGACAAAAGTTGGCTGAGAAAATGAACTTGAAGATGGTTCTAAAGGGAGATGATGGACCGATTCTAGAGAGCAATGACATGTTCAGATTGTCTGACATTAAAAATGCTGAT GAATTAGCTCGAACAATAGACCAACAGCCAGATCTCGTGGCAGAGCCAGACTCTGATTCAGATGATGAGTTTAAAATGAAACAGAAATATGTGAAATATGATGTGGAGGCTTCTAAGCTGGACAAGTCGGGAGTCTATTATAAGGACTCTGACAGTGAACTGGAAATGGAGAGCGATTCTGAGGACGAAAATGATAAGGAAACATTAG CGTTTTCGGACGACGAGAAGCAATCAAAGAAAATAGACAAGCTAACAAAACTAAACACATTAAAGAACAGCAAGCCGGCTAGAAACACTATCCCCAAGGATAACCCACTGCTGACCGACCTGGACAACCGCGATCCGGTGTCCAAGCGGTCCATGAAGGCCGAGCTCTGGTTCCAGAAGGATGTCTTCAAAGATATTgaggaggaggatgatgaaggcGTGGACCTGGATAAACTGGCTGAGACATATAAGGAGAAAG GAAAAACTGTTGCAAACGAGCTAATGGAAACTGATGATGCGCCAACAAGAGGATCGAAGAGGAAACAGTCTGATTTAGAgagtgacgatgatgatgatgacgacgaTGATTCATCAGACAGCGAgtatgaggtggaaaagaacgTGGCTCCCTCTACTGGCAAAGCGGGAAAAGGTGGCAAGAAGGATGGCTTTGAAGTGGTTTCACAGGACCCAG AACTAAAAAGGCTTAAGAAGACTCTCAAAATGGACGCCGAGACGCTAGCCCTCGGCACCATGATCGCGACGTCAAAGAAGTTCAAGAGAGATCTGATAGACGACGCTTACAATCGGTACACGTTCAACGACAAGAATCTGCCGGACTGGTTCGTGGAGGATGAGAAGAAACATATGAAGAAGGAGGTTGTCGTCCCTGAG AAATACACTGAGGAATACAAAACGAAATTACAAGACATCAACACTAGGCCAATCAAGAAAGTAATCGAAGCTAAAGCTAGAAAGAAGAAGCGCATGATTAAAAAGATGGAGCGCGCGAAAAAGAAGGTCGAGGCCGTCATCGAAAACGCCGAAATGTCTGAGCGGGAGAAATCACAGCAAATAAGGACGCTGTACAAGAAAGCGCAGACAGACGGTAAGAAAAAGGTCACGTACGTAGTTGCGAAGAAGCACACCACGGCTAAACGTATGAAACGGCCGACCGGGGTGAAGGGCCATTACAAGGTGGTCGACCCTCGCATGAAGAAGGATCTGCGCGCGCAGAAGGCCAAGGAGAAGACCGTGGGCCGCGGCAAGAAGGGCAAGTCCATGAAGGGCAACAAGGCTCCCAGGGGGAAACAGAAACAACAGAAAAAGAAAGGTAAAAAGGCCAAGTGA
- the LOC125228206 gene encoding bax inhibitor 1, whose amino-acid sequence MAPSIQTFVNSFQNRLEPPVRQHLKNVYGALTMTCASACAGVYVDYAIFQAGIISAIAGIGFMLMLLATPDDYGKNTNKRLAYLLGFGLTSGMGLGPLLAIVNAINPAIIVTALMGTTLVFVCFSIAAMLAERGSWLFLGGTLGTLVSSMAIMSLFNIFMQSRILYQTHLYLGLLMMCGFVLFDTQLIIEKRRLGNKDFVQHALELFIDFIGIFRRLLIILTQKEEQDRRRKRE is encoded by the exons ATGGCTCCTAGTATTCAAACATTTGTCAACAGTTTTCAGAACCGACT gGAACCTCCAGTCCGCCAACATCTGAAAAATGTGTATGGGGCGCTCACAATGACATGTGCCTCTGCCTGTGCAGGAGTGTATGTTGACTATGCTATATTCCAAGCTGGAATTATCTCTGCTATTGCCGGAATCGGCTTCATGCTGATGCTCCTCGCCACACCTGATGACTATGGCAAGAACACAAACAAGCGCCTTGCATACCTCTTGGGATTTGGGTTAACATCAG GTATGGGTTTGGGCCCATTGCTGGCCATTGTCAATGCAATCAATCCTGCCATCATTGTGACCGCACTCATGGGCACAACACTGGTGTTTGTCTGCTTCTCCATTGCCGCTATGCTGGCTGAGCGAGGCAGCTGGCTGTTCCTTGGAGGCACCCTGGGAACTCTGGTGTCTTCTATGGCTATTATGAGCCTTTTCAACATCTTCATGCAGTCACGAATTCTGTACCAG ACCCACCTGTACCTCGGCCTGCTGATGATGTGCGGATTCGTGCTGTTCGACACTCAGCTCATCATTGAGAAGCGTCGCCTTGGCAACAAGGACTTTGTGCAGCATGCCCTTGAACTGTTCATTGACTTCATTGGCATCTTCCGCAGGTTGCTCATCATCTTGACACAAAAG GAGGAGCAGGATCGTCGCCGCAAGCGTGAATAA
- the LOC125228296 gene encoding palmitoyltransferase ZDHHC11, protein MAKCCAVEQTPRAQRRLHGLQLPLHYQQVIGWIIFLVTAIINFTILVNIQFQELKIISLTIFIILYVTHIVSHGAALLLDPSEEDLKKLKVNNVPEFDRSIHTHVIENGRCHLCNIYTSSKKTKHCSICNKCVDHFDHHCKWLNNCVGQRNYAAFITAAATALFISMFTSCLCLTDIILFLSYPQKLSVSAQQFINCSIYEATSYNKYCKNSICFLVFLIVLCVSAFAIGCALLHLCCFHVYIWILGVSTYEYIVKSGTPDAPRIQCISKGSCCRKRCTKKLYQIKKNHDTEMGSEDPGKTANSEANVSNLIGILINHELDKAKKLFLYDKNKIHPESDIAER, encoded by the coding sequence ATGGCCAAATGTTGCGCTGTTGAGCAAACCCCAAGAGCTCAGCGTAGGCTTCACGGTTTACAACTACCTTTACACTATCAACAAGTTATTGGTTGGATTATATTCCTGGTCACTGCCAtaataaattttacaattttagtGAATATCCAGTTTcaagaattaaaaataatttcactgACCATCTTTATCATTTTATACGTAACGCACATCGTGTCACACGGCGCTGCGTTACTATTGGACCCAAGTGAAGAAGACCTGAAGAAACTGAAAGTGAATAATGTGCCAGAATTCGATCGAAGCATTCACACTCACGTCATCGAAAATGGGAGGTGTCACCTGTGCAACATTTACACGAGCAGCAAGAAAACAAAACACTGCAGCATTTGCAACAAATGCGTCGACCACTTCGACCACCACTGCAAATGGTTGAACAACTGCGTCGGCCAAAGGAACTATGCGGCTTTCATCACTGCCGCCGCTACCGCCTTGTTCATATCCATGTTTACGTCGTGTTTGTGCCTTACAGATATTATTCTATTCCTATCGTACCCTCAGAAATTAAGCGTATCCGCACAGCAATTCATTAACTGCTCGATCTACGAGGCGACCAGTTATAATAAGTACTGTAAGAACTCTATATGTTTTTTAGTGTTTCTTATCGTACTGTGTGTAAGTGCCTTTGCAATAGGATGTGCCTTGTTGCATCTGTGTTGTTTTCATGTTTATATATGGATTTTAGGAGTATCTACATACGAATACATTGTTAAAAGTGGAACACCCGATGCTCCAAGAATACAATGTATTTCTAAGGGTAGTTGTTGCAGAAAGAGATGTACAAAGAAATTGTACCAAATAAAAAAGAATCACGATACTGAAATGGGTTCGGAAGATCCAGGAAAGACGGCAAATAGCGAAGCAAATGTCAGCAACTTGATTGGTATTTTAATTAATCACGAATTGGATAAAGCTAAAAAGCTATTCCTGtatgacaaaaataaaatacaccCTGAAAGTGATATAGCGGAACGGTAA
- the LOC125228151 gene encoding tRNA-dihydrouridine(16/17) synthase [NAD(P)(+)]-like isoform X1 produces MSHDWYESIERPRFVAAPMVDASELAWRLLCRRHGAQLCYTPMFHSNIFTKDPKYRRDSLQTCNEDRPLIVQFCGNNPETMAAAAKLAENYCDAIDINLGCPQAIAKRGRYGSFLQDEWELLKNIVQAMSKAVSVPITCKVRIFESVEKSVEYALMLQNAGCKLLTVHGRTREQKGPLTGIASWKHIKAVRDAVSVPMLANGNIQCLEDVYRCIEYTNVDGVMSAEGILTNPALFSGVNPVSWEMAEEYLDLVEQYPCPSSYIRGHLFKIFHKIFTIEDNNDDRQLLATAQNLQEFKQVCRNIKSKYLNYHEGTEHLEENEAVTKIGFNLILPPWICQPYVRMSPEEHTQKMENLNRNQCPEINKCLLLINNINQFRKKHLQFFFYQDSDNQCKRNHEDTDGTTISRKKMKKLRRVSRRPNKPQPRTGEICTNDKCPNPLGGKCGYHLCKKCCRNKCFEENLDCMGHRIHVKTRREMAMKHAKENISCAENNVAT; encoded by the exons ATGTCGCACGATTGGTATGAATCAATAGAACGCCCACGTTTTGTGGCTGCACCTATGGTGGATGCGAGTGAATTAGCTTGGAGACTACTCTGTCGTCGTCACGGCGCACAGCTATGTTACACTCCAATGTTCCACAGTAATATCTTCACAAAGGACCCTAAGTACAGAAGGGACAGTTTACAAACATGTAATGAAGACAGACCTTTGATTGTACAG TTTTGTGGCAATAACCCTGAAACCATGGCTGCAGCGGCAAAGCTAGCAGAAAACTACTGTGACGCCATAGACATAAACCTGGGGTGTCCACAAGCTATCGCTAAGAGAGGAAGATATGGCTCTTTCCTCCAAGATGAATGGGAATTATTGAAAAATATTG TTCAAGCCATGTCAAAAGCAGTGTCAGTGCCAATCACATGCAAGGTGAGAATATTTGAAAGTGTTGAAAAGTCTGTAGAGTATGCATTGATGTTGCAAAATGCTGGATGCAAACTGCTCACAGTTCACGGCCGGACCCGAGAACAAAAAGGGCCTCTCACAGGAATAGCCAGTTGGAAGCATATCAAAGCTGTTAG GGATGCAGTGTCAGTGCCCATGTTAGCAAACGGTAACATTCAATGCTTAGAAGATGTGTACCGGTGTATAGAGTACACCAATGTTGATGGCGTCATGAGTGCGGAGGGGATCCTCACAAATCCGGCCCTGTTCAGTGGCGTCAATCCTGTCTCCTGGGAAATGGCTGAGGAATACCTGGATTTGGTGGAGCAGTACCCATGCCCATCATCTTATATTAGAGGAcatttgtttaaaatatttcataaaat TTTTACGATAGAAGACAACAATGACGACCGACAACTGTTAGCTACTGCACAAAACCTCCAAGAGTTTAAACAAGTGTGTAGAAATATTAAAAGTAAATATCTAAATTACCATGAAGGTACGGAACACCTTGAGGAAAATGAAGCAGTAACAAAGATAGGATTTAATTTAATACTGCCGCCATGGATATGCCAACCTTATGTAAGGATGTCACCAGAGGAACATACGCAAAAAATGGAGAATTTAAATAGAAATCAG TGTCCAGAGATCAACAAAtgtttattgttaataaataatattaatcagTTTAGAAAAAAGCATCTACAATTCTTCTTTTATCAGGACAGTGATAACCAATGTAAAAGAAATCACGAAGACACAGATGGAACCACAATATCGCGGAAGAAGATGAAAAAACTTCGCCGTGTTTCGAGGAGACCTAACAAGCCGCAACCGAGGACCGGCGAGATTTGTACGAACGACAAATGTCCTAACCCTctt ggAGGAAAATGTGGCTATCATCTTTGCAAGAAGTGTTGTAGAAACAAATGTTTTGAAGAGAACCTTGACTGCATGGGACACAGAATTCATGTAAAGACAAGACGAGAAATGGCCATGAAACATGCCAAAGAAAACATTAGTTGTGCAGAAAATAATGTTGCGACATAA
- the LOC125228151 gene encoding tRNA-dihydrouridine(16/17) synthase [NAD(P)(+)]-like isoform X2: protein MSHDWYESIERPRFVAAPMVDASELAWRLLCRRHGAQLCYTPMFHSNIFTKDPKYRRDSLQTCNEDRPLIVQFCGNNPETMAAAAKLAENYCDAIDINLGCPQAIAKRGRYGSFLQDEWELLKNIVQAMSKAVSVPITCKVRIFESVEKSVEYALMLQNAGCKLLTVHGRTREQKGPLTGIASWKHIKAVRDAVSVPMLANGNIQCLEDVYRCIEYTNVDGVMSAEGILTNPALFSGVNPVSWEMAEEYLDLVEQYPCPSSYIRGHLFKIFHKIFTIEDNNDDRQLLATAQNLQEFKQVCRNIKSKYLNYHEGTEHLEENEAVTKIGFNLILPPWICQPYVRMSPEEHTQKMENLNRNQDSDNQCKRNHEDTDGTTISRKKMKKLRRVSRRPNKPQPRTGEICTNDKCPNPLGGKCGYHLCKKCCRNKCFEENLDCMGHRIHVKTRREMAMKHAKENISCAENNVAT from the exons ATGTCGCACGATTGGTATGAATCAATAGAACGCCCACGTTTTGTGGCTGCACCTATGGTGGATGCGAGTGAATTAGCTTGGAGACTACTCTGTCGTCGTCACGGCGCACAGCTATGTTACACTCCAATGTTCCACAGTAATATCTTCACAAAGGACCCTAAGTACAGAAGGGACAGTTTACAAACATGTAATGAAGACAGACCTTTGATTGTACAG TTTTGTGGCAATAACCCTGAAACCATGGCTGCAGCGGCAAAGCTAGCAGAAAACTACTGTGACGCCATAGACATAAACCTGGGGTGTCCACAAGCTATCGCTAAGAGAGGAAGATATGGCTCTTTCCTCCAAGATGAATGGGAATTATTGAAAAATATTG TTCAAGCCATGTCAAAAGCAGTGTCAGTGCCAATCACATGCAAGGTGAGAATATTTGAAAGTGTTGAAAAGTCTGTAGAGTATGCATTGATGTTGCAAAATGCTGGATGCAAACTGCTCACAGTTCACGGCCGGACCCGAGAACAAAAAGGGCCTCTCACAGGAATAGCCAGTTGGAAGCATATCAAAGCTGTTAG GGATGCAGTGTCAGTGCCCATGTTAGCAAACGGTAACATTCAATGCTTAGAAGATGTGTACCGGTGTATAGAGTACACCAATGTTGATGGCGTCATGAGTGCGGAGGGGATCCTCACAAATCCGGCCCTGTTCAGTGGCGTCAATCCTGTCTCCTGGGAAATGGCTGAGGAATACCTGGATTTGGTGGAGCAGTACCCATGCCCATCATCTTATATTAGAGGAcatttgtttaaaatatttcataaaat TTTTACGATAGAAGACAACAATGACGACCGACAACTGTTAGCTACTGCACAAAACCTCCAAGAGTTTAAACAAGTGTGTAGAAATATTAAAAGTAAATATCTAAATTACCATGAAGGTACGGAACACCTTGAGGAAAATGAAGCAGTAACAAAGATAGGATTTAATTTAATACTGCCGCCATGGATATGCCAACCTTATGTAAGGATGTCACCAGAGGAACATACGCAAAAAATGGAGAATTTAAATAGAAATCAG GACAGTGATAACCAATGTAAAAGAAATCACGAAGACACAGATGGAACCACAATATCGCGGAAGAAGATGAAAAAACTTCGCCGTGTTTCGAGGAGACCTAACAAGCCGCAACCGAGGACCGGCGAGATTTGTACGAACGACAAATGTCCTAACCCTctt ggAGGAAAATGTGGCTATCATCTTTGCAAGAAGTGTTGTAGAAACAAATGTTTTGAAGAGAACCTTGACTGCATGGGACACAGAATTCATGTAAAGACAAGACGAGAAATGGCCATGAAACATGCCAAAGAAAACATTAGTTGTGCAGAAAATAATGTTGCGACATAA